In Carnobacterium sp. CP1, the following are encoded in one genomic region:
- a CDS encoding putative glycoside hydrolase translates to MKNNKKWIGTLLLSAAFFLSMPFAVQAEETEQKEPIAINDQPLLSIPEKFPAQFAYDSGIDIPYPEKGVKGIYVTAYSAGGTDKMAELTDFVKSSGLNSMVIDVKDDEGSMTMDIGSENEIVQQSTQDYVTDPQAMLKQLEKDEIYPIGRIVVFKDTLLAEARPDLSFKRADGSVWKNSNGDAFVNPFSKEVWDYNVEVAKQAAKMGFKEIQFDYVRFPEGFETQSDSLDYTHGDYDTKNLDEVQQRVEAVTDFVKYAREELKPYGVEVSVDIFGYAATVPEAPGIGQNFSKISENVDVISSMIYPSHWGSYFGIGKPDLEPYKLVSEYMKVENELLGGLDTPPQSRPWLQDFTASYLGAGNYMNYGAPQVEDQVKALHEAGVDEFLLWDANNTYTPGVNYNFN, encoded by the coding sequence ATGAAAAACAATAAAAAATGGATAGGAACACTTCTATTAAGTGCAGCCTTCTTCCTAAGCATGCCTTTTGCGGTACAAGCAGAGGAAACGGAACAAAAAGAACCCATCGCAATCAATGATCAGCCTTTATTAAGCATTCCAGAAAAATTTCCGGCGCAATTTGCTTACGATTCAGGAATTGACATCCCTTATCCTGAAAAAGGCGTTAAAGGCATCTACGTAACAGCTTATTCAGCTGGCGGAACAGATAAAATGGCTGAATTGACGGATTTTGTCAAATCCAGTGGTTTGAACTCAATGGTCATCGATGTTAAAGATGATGAAGGAAGCATGACCATGGATATTGGTTCTGAAAATGAAATCGTCCAACAAAGTACACAAGATTACGTAACCGATCCACAAGCTATGTTGAAGCAGTTAGAAAAAGATGAAATTTATCCAATCGGGCGTATTGTTGTCTTTAAAGACACGTTGCTTGCCGAAGCTAGACCAGACCTCTCTTTTAAACGTGCAGATGGCAGTGTTTGGAAAAACAGCAATGGCGATGCTTTTGTCAACCCCTTCTCTAAAGAAGTTTGGGACTACAACGTTGAAGTCGCTAAACAAGCGGCTAAAATGGGATTCAAAGAAATCCAATTTGATTACGTGCGGTTCCCAGAAGGTTTTGAGACTCAAAGCGATTCTTTAGATTACACACACGGAGATTACGATACGAAGAACTTGGATGAAGTTCAACAACGTGTTGAAGCCGTCACTGACTTTGTCAAATACGCTCGTGAAGAACTAAAACCTTATGGTGTTGAAGTTTCTGTCGATATTTTTGGTTATGCTGCTACCGTACCGGAAGCTCCTGGTATTGGCCAAAACTTCAGTAAAATATCGGAAAACGTTGATGTTATTTCTTCAATGATTTACCCAAGTCACTGGGGCTCGTATTTTGGTATTGGAAAACCTGATTTAGAACCTTACAAGCTAGTCTCTGAATACATGAAAGTTGAGAACGAACTGTTAGGCGGTTTAGATACGCCACCACAATCACGACCATGGTTGCAAGACTTTACAGCTTCTTATTTAGGTGCTGGAAATTATATGAATTACGGCGCACCGCAAGTAGAAGATCAAGTCAAAGCGTTGCATGAAGCCGGTGTAGATGAATTCTTATTATGGGATGCAAACAATACCTATACCCCTGGCGTTAACTACAATTTTAATTAA
- a CDS encoding polysaccharide deacetylase family protein yields the protein MKQTIMGLTLMSALILSGCQTSDSSSAKESSSDSALTQSMQSSSETANSTSESQTSSEEAVKESEEQPAAYKYRVNPANSVIEPINADDESKVVLLTFDDAPDEHAVEIATKLKDIGAPAIFFINGMFIESDEGKEKLKEIYDMGFEIGNHTQTHPDLSTLSPEEERKEILETNDLIYDAIGIKPRFFRAPFGITTDTTDEIMAEEKMVSMTWTYGYDWEADYQDATALTDIMLHTEYLNDGANLLMHDRTWTNEAAVDIAEGLKDQGYTWVDPALLESPEREVPNE from the coding sequence ATGAAACAAACAATTATGGGGTTAACGTTGATGAGCGCCTTGATTTTAAGTGGCTGCCAAACTAGCGATTCTTCATCCGCAAAAGAAAGCTCATCTGACTCTGCACTTACCCAGTCCATGCAATCTAGTTCGGAAACAGCTAATTCTACGAGCGAATCACAAACCTCTTCTGAAGAAGCAGTAAAAGAAAGTGAAGAACAGCCTGCCGCATACAAATACCGTGTAAATCCAGCGAATTCTGTGATTGAACCGATCAATGCCGATGATGAATCAAAAGTCGTTTTATTGACCTTTGATGATGCTCCTGATGAGCATGCTGTTGAAATTGCAACCAAGTTAAAAGACATTGGCGCTCCCGCTATTTTCTTTATTAATGGGATGTTCATCGAGTCTGATGAAGGAAAAGAAAAATTGAAAGAAATTTATGATATGGGCTTTGAAATCGGGAACCATACTCAAACTCACCCTGACTTAAGCACGCTTAGTCCTGAAGAAGAACGGAAAGAAATTTTGGAAACCAACGATTTGATCTATGATGCTATCGGTATAAAACCTCGTTTCTTCCGTGCTCCATTTGGTATCACAACGGATACAACAGACGAAATAATGGCTGAAGAAAAAATGGTTTCTATGACTTGGACCTATGGCTATGATTGGGAAGCCGATTATCAAGATGCAACAGCTTTAACCGATATTATGCTACATACTGAATACTTAAACGATGGAGCTAATTTGTTGATGCATGACCGTACTTGGACCAATGAAGCAGCTGTCGACATTGCAGAAGGTCTAAAAGATCAAGGCTATACTTGGGTCGACCCTGCTTTACTTGAATCACCAGAAAGAGAGGTACCAAACGAATGA
- a CDS encoding YkyA family protein, translating to MKKRSKTVYALATSLFLAGCANDGIADATKSIEAIEPEEKTVLTELNAITEQEKALQKMFEDSLAEDNSSSQFSDGSSPVFENIEARTTSLTTIKEANSEIETIQKDLSENDGDKVPKEQIDALTKEMGTLTDSLDTYSTQYEKSLSEEEEYFKSLAAEDATYETLTDGITKLNEQDAKTKELLQQLNEQFKALDKQRNEAEKAVQSVNDSSK from the coding sequence ATGAAGAAACGATCCAAAACGGTTTATGCCTTAGCGACGTCTTTATTTTTAGCTGGTTGCGCCAATGATGGAATTGCTGATGCTACAAAAAGCATTGAAGCCATTGAACCAGAAGAAAAAACGGTACTGACTGAGTTAAATGCTATAACAGAACAAGAAAAAGCTTTACAAAAAATGTTTGAAGACAGTCTAGCTGAGGATAATAGCTCCAGCCAATTTTCAGACGGCAGCTCTCCTGTTTTTGAAAATATCGAAGCACGCACAACTTCTCTAACGACTATTAAAGAAGCCAACTCTGAAATAGAAACCATTCAAAAGGATTTGTCCGAAAATGATGGTGATAAAGTACCCAAAGAGCAAATAGATGCTTTGACTAAAGAAATGGGAACCCTTACCGACTCTCTCGATACTTATTCAACCCAGTATGAAAAATCATTATCCGAAGAAGAAGAGTATTTTAAATCGCTTGCTGCTGAAGATGCTACCTACGAAACATTAACAGACGGCATCACTAAACTAAATGAACAAGACGCTAAAACAAAAGAGCTTTTGCAACAACTAAATGAACAATTTAAAGCATTGGATAAACAACGCAATGAAGCAGAAAAAGCTGTACAATCTGTCAACGATTCATCTAAATAA
- the addA gene encoding helicase-exonuclease AddAB subunit AddA: MSLIPIKPENSRFTDGQWQAIYEAGHNILVSASAGSGKTTVLVQRVIEKIKAGTNVDELLIVTYTEAAAREMKERIQTAIQQAVTNESEPDEKRHLIRQLSLLSQASISTLHAFCLQVIRRYYYLIDLDPVFRLLTDETEILLLKEDVWEEVREELYGEETSFFKELAGAYSNDRSDTGLTELIFSLYEFSRANPNPAEWLERLSELYTVDQTSFGDDILYQELLKPQISDILVSLIELSETAEKLGEGTEELSTQTEIVAREAAHLKELITFIQEDNYEAAYQTVEAFEFVRWKAVKKATDEAIKEVGSDMKELRDQVKKRYSEMQLSYFTTPLEKQIDIMKQAAPLVDEMARVTNVFTEAYRARKSERNLLDFNDLEHLTLQILARYENGQWSATEASQHYKEKFKEVMVDEYQDINQLQENILHWLVQDLSQAGNLFMVGDVKQSIYSFRLADPGLFLSKYERYGQQEGGERIILAENFRSRGEVLQFTNFIFEQLMDKAVGQMDYDESAKLIQGFTAFPEMNQHETELLIYEKGIDTPGETEEEPLERDMRIDDKTEGELLMVGQKIQQLIREEFPIYDKKTKMNRPIRYQDIVLLTPTKKNNLVLLEVFKQLAIPLQVNDTQNYFQTTEITIMMSLLKVIDNPYQDIPLAAVLRSPIVGLNENELASIRISQKTGDYYEALLAFHASYSGSDKASRFTTVLYHKVQVFLNRLTKWREEARRNHLVDLIWSIYEDTHFLDYVSGMSSGRQRKANLHALYERAASYEKTSFKGLFQFVRFIEKMQDKDKDLAEPTAITTDEDAVRVMTIHASKGLEFPVVFVLDLTKRFNLQDIRKGYLFNEEYGVGTDFKDLERRIRYQTLPEIALKVEKKNKLLSEEMRKLYVALTRAEEKLFLVGSYKNEEAAWKEWGVVAAHQATVLPNDIRFTANSLMKWVGLALVRHPDSQNDYLSVTAKNGSISQHPAKFSIHFYNETMIQQQMIQQDLVPDEQWIEKLDTAISKNEQTKQEYPLLNEAIALMDYQYRYESATHTTSYQSVSEIKRLFEEPDDGQMVKIDINQPRNQNRYIEDTLARPKFMAEMTAPTSAEIGTGTHLVMQSIDLSVPVTVETVNELIADLIRRGMLQHEIAEKIEVGNILRFFQTTIGQLLLAHPNHVHREAPFSLLLAAETIFTDLEEAAEDKILVHGIVDGYLEFDKELILFDYKTDQVARYGRDAGEKMLEKYKGQMNLYRMALESILDKPVTAAYLCLLASGEIITI; encoded by the coding sequence ATGAGTCTTATTCCAATCAAACCGGAAAACAGCCGCTTTACAGATGGCCAATGGCAAGCTATTTATGAAGCGGGGCACAATATTCTGGTCTCTGCTTCTGCTGGTTCAGGAAAAACAACGGTTTTAGTCCAGCGGGTGATTGAAAAAATCAAAGCAGGAACAAATGTTGATGAGTTGTTGATCGTAACTTACACTGAAGCAGCAGCCAGAGAAATGAAAGAACGCATACAAACGGCGATTCAGCAAGCTGTTACTAACGAAAGCGAGCCGGATGAAAAACGACATTTGATTCGTCAATTATCTCTATTATCACAAGCATCGATCAGTACCTTGCATGCGTTTTGTTTACAAGTGATTCGACGCTATTATTATCTAATTGATTTAGATCCTGTTTTTCGTTTGTTAACAGATGAAACAGAAATCCTCCTATTGAAAGAAGACGTTTGGGAAGAGGTCAGAGAAGAGCTTTATGGGGAAGAAACGAGCTTTTTTAAAGAATTAGCTGGTGCGTACTCCAATGACCGAAGCGACACGGGTCTAACGGAATTGATTTTTTCTTTGTATGAGTTTTCTAGAGCCAATCCTAATCCTGCTGAGTGGCTGGAACGCTTATCCGAATTATATACAGTAGACCAAACTTCTTTTGGTGATGACATATTGTACCAAGAGTTATTAAAACCTCAAATATCAGATATTCTAGTAAGTTTAATTGAACTTTCTGAAACTGCAGAAAAATTAGGGGAAGGTACAGAGGAGCTAAGCACTCAAACTGAAATTGTTGCGCGTGAAGCCGCACACTTGAAAGAGCTAATAACATTTATTCAAGAAGATAATTATGAAGCAGCTTATCAAACGGTTGAAGCTTTTGAATTTGTTCGTTGGAAAGCCGTCAAAAAAGCAACGGATGAAGCGATAAAAGAAGTTGGCAGCGACATGAAAGAATTACGTGACCAAGTTAAAAAACGGTACAGCGAAATGCAGCTTTCTTATTTTACCACACCTCTGGAGAAGCAGATCGACATTATGAAACAAGCAGCACCGCTTGTTGATGAAATGGCGCGTGTTACAAATGTCTTTACAGAAGCTTATCGCGCTCGTAAAAGCGAACGGAACTTGTTGGATTTCAATGACTTGGAACATTTAACTTTACAGATCCTGGCCCGCTATGAGAATGGTCAGTGGTCAGCGACCGAAGCCTCACAGCATTACAAAGAGAAATTCAAAGAAGTGATGGTTGATGAATACCAAGATATCAATCAATTACAAGAAAACATTTTGCATTGGCTTGTACAAGATCTTTCACAAGCCGGCAATCTATTTATGGTTGGCGATGTGAAGCAATCGATTTATTCTTTTCGTTTAGCCGATCCAGGTTTATTCTTATCAAAATATGAACGATATGGTCAGCAAGAAGGCGGAGAACGGATTATTTTAGCCGAGAATTTCCGTTCTCGGGGAGAAGTACTCCAGTTCACCAATTTCATATTTGAACAATTGATGGATAAAGCTGTGGGGCAAATGGACTATGACGAATCAGCCAAACTTATCCAAGGGTTTACAGCATTTCCTGAAATGAATCAGCATGAAACAGAACTGCTGATTTACGAAAAAGGAATAGATACCCCCGGAGAAACCGAAGAAGAACCATTGGAGCGGGATATGCGGATCGATGATAAAACAGAAGGTGAGTTACTGATGGTTGGCCAAAAGATTCAACAATTGATTCGAGAAGAGTTTCCAATTTACGATAAAAAAACCAAGATGAATCGGCCCATTCGTTATCAAGATATCGTTTTACTCACACCCACTAAAAAAAATAATTTAGTCTTGCTGGAGGTTTTTAAACAGCTTGCCATTCCGTTACAAGTCAACGACACACAAAATTACTTCCAAACAACCGAGATCACCATCATGATGTCATTATTAAAAGTAATTGATAATCCTTACCAAGATATTCCGTTAGCTGCTGTATTGCGTTCGCCGATTGTTGGCTTAAATGAAAATGAATTAGCTTCCATTCGCATCAGCCAAAAAACAGGCGACTATTATGAAGCACTGTTGGCTTTCCATGCCAGCTATTCCGGATCAGATAAAGCCAGCCGATTTACGACTGTGCTTTACCACAAAGTTCAAGTCTTTTTAAATCGTTTAACGAAATGGCGTGAAGAAGCCCGCAGAAACCATTTAGTAGATTTGATTTGGTCTATTTATGAAGATACTCATTTTCTGGACTATGTCAGCGGTATGAGCTCAGGAAGACAGCGGAAAGCTAATTTACATGCTTTATATGAACGTGCAGCCAGTTATGAAAAAACCAGCTTTAAAGGACTCTTCCAATTTGTCCGCTTTATCGAAAAAATGCAAGACAAAGATAAAGATCTAGCTGAACCAACCGCCATCACTACCGATGAAGATGCGGTTCGCGTAATGACGATCCACGCAAGCAAGGGGTTAGAATTTCCGGTTGTGTTTGTGCTGGATCTGACTAAACGGTTTAATTTACAAGACATCCGCAAAGGGTATTTATTCAATGAAGAATACGGGGTCGGAACAGACTTTAAAGACCTAGAACGCCGTATCCGATACCAAACACTGCCAGAGATCGCCTTAAAAGTTGAAAAGAAAAACAAATTGTTGTCAGAAGAAATGCGAAAATTGTATGTAGCTCTGACAAGAGCTGAAGAAAAGCTGTTTTTAGTCGGTTCCTACAAAAATGAAGAAGCGGCTTGGAAAGAGTGGGGAGTCGTCGCTGCTCACCAAGCAACTGTTCTGCCAAACGATATACGGTTTACTGCTAACAGTTTAATGAAGTGGGTGGGCTTAGCATTAGTCCGGCATCCAGACAGTCAAAATGATTACTTGTCTGTCACTGCTAAAAATGGCTCGATCAGCCAGCATCCGGCTAAATTTTCCATTCATTTCTATAATGAAACGATGATCCAACAACAAATGATTCAACAAGATCTAGTACCTGATGAACAGTGGATTGAAAAATTAGATACAGCTATTTCAAAAAATGAACAAACAAAACAAGAGTATCCATTATTAAACGAAGCCATTGCTTTAATGGATTACCAATACCGCTATGAAAGTGCAACGCATACCACCAGTTACCAATCCGTTTCTGAAATCAAACGCTTGTTCGAAGAACCGGACGATGGTCAAATGGTTAAAATTGATATCAATCAGCCGCGGAATCAAAATCGTTATATAGAAGATACCTTGGCCCGGCCGAAGTTCATGGCTGAAATGACAGCACCTACCAGTGCAGAAATCGGCACCGGCACTCACCTTGTGATGCAGTCGATTGATTTGAGCGTTCCAGTAACAGTGGAGACAGTCAACGAGTTGATTGCAGACTTGATCAGACGGGGAATGCTGCAGCACGAAATTGCTGAAAAAATTGAAGTTGGAAACATCTTACGCTTCTTCCAAACAACCATTGGACAATTGCTTCTGGCTCATCCGAATCATGTGCATAGAGAAGCGCCTTTTTCATTGCTGTTAGCAGCAGAAACTATTTTTACGGATTTAGAAGAAGCAGCAGAAGATAAAATTCTTGTCCATGGTATCGTTGATGGGTATCTTGAATTTGATAAGGAACTGATCCTTTTTGATTATAAAACCGATCAAGTAGCTCGTTACGGTCGCGATGCTGGAGAAAAAATGTTAGAAAAGTACAAAGGGCAAATGAATCTTTATCGAATGGCTTTGGAATCTATTTTAGATAAGCCGGTTACGGCAGCCTATCTGTGTTTATTAGCGAGTGGAGAAATCATCACTATTTGA
- the lspA gene encoding signal peptidase II, producing MFLYYVLAAVIIGVDQWTKYLTVAHIDLYEVVEVIPGVLSWMYIRNTGAAWSILEGKMWFFYLVTIVVVGVVVVYLQKYGKNSRLLSIALAFILAGSIGNFIDRLRVEYVIDMVRLEFINFPIFNVADMALSIGVVLMILYVFLDEKKQKKNSPG from the coding sequence ATGTTTTTATATTATGTTTTAGCTGCTGTCATTATTGGCGTTGACCAATGGACAAAGTATTTGACTGTAGCCCATATTGATTTATATGAGGTCGTCGAAGTTATTCCAGGTGTTTTATCATGGATGTACATTCGGAATACCGGCGCAGCTTGGAGTATTTTAGAAGGAAAAATGTGGTTTTTCTATCTGGTAACCATTGTCGTCGTCGGAGTAGTGGTCGTTTATTTACAAAAATATGGAAAGAATAGCCGTTTGCTGTCGATCGCATTGGCTTTTATTTTGGCCGGATCCATTGGCAACTTTATCGATCGCCTGCGTGTCGAATACGTTATCGATATGGTTCGTCTAGAATTTATTAACTTTCCAATCTTTAATGTCGCGGACATGGCATTGAGCATCGGTGTCGTACTGATGATCCTTTATGTCTTTCTCGATGAAAAAAAACAAAAAAAGAACAGTCCAGGTTAA
- a CDS encoding dihydroorotase, with protein MTLWIKNATTIDQQGNLNLTELVIKEDKIAAIGDDVASLIKGKTEPENIIDAKGALLTPGLIDVHVHLREPGFSYKETIKTGTEAAARGGFTTICAMPNVNPEPDTPEKMLALQEKNKADAVIKVLQYAPITKGLRSDHLTDQKALIAAGAFAFTNDGVGVQSAGTMYLAMKEAAKNNVAIVAHTEDDSLLFGGVMHEGKRSRELGLPGILNITEASQIARDVLISEATGAHYHVCHVSTKESVRVIRDAKKAGIHVTAEVAPHHLILTEEDIPGDTSLYKMNPPLRSKEDRAALIKGLLDGTIDMIATDHAPHSKEEKEGSMIGSPFGIVGSETAFSLLYTHLVETGIFTLKQVVDWLTVQPAKIFNLDSGILAVGKQADLALFDLTTAKDIREEDFLSLSANTPFIGWKVKGTTVMTIADGKIVYEEVI; from the coding sequence ATGACACTATGGATCAAAAATGCAACCACGATAGATCAACAAGGGAATCTTAACTTAACCGAACTAGTGATTAAAGAAGACAAGATTGCTGCAATAGGGGATGATGTAGCTTCTTTAATCAAAGGGAAAACAGAACCGGAGAACATCATTGATGCTAAAGGAGCTTTACTGACTCCGGGTCTGATCGATGTTCATGTTCATTTAAGAGAACCAGGTTTTTCTTACAAAGAAACCATTAAAACAGGTACGGAGGCAGCGGCAAGAGGCGGATTCACTACCATTTGCGCAATGCCAAACGTAAACCCGGAACCGGATACGCCTGAAAAAATGCTGGCTCTTCAGGAAAAAAATAAAGCGGATGCGGTTATCAAAGTATTGCAATACGCTCCAATTACTAAAGGGCTGCGCAGCGATCATTTAACCGATCAAAAAGCTTTAATTGCTGCAGGAGCATTTGCCTTCACCAATGATGGAGTCGGAGTGCAATCAGCTGGGACCATGTATTTAGCAATGAAAGAAGCCGCTAAAAATAATGTAGCGATCGTGGCCCATACAGAAGATGATTCTTTATTGTTTGGCGGCGTGATGCACGAAGGCAAGCGTTCACGTGAACTGGGTTTGCCAGGGATCTTAAACATCACTGAAGCGAGCCAAATTGCACGTGACGTTTTGATCAGTGAGGCAACTGGAGCGCATTACCACGTTTGTCATGTTTCAACAAAAGAAAGTGTCCGAGTTATCCGCGATGCCAAGAAAGCCGGCATCCATGTAACGGCTGAAGTCGCGCCTCATCACTTGATTCTGACAGAAGAGGATATTCCTGGAGATACTAGTCTGTATAAAATGAATCCTCCTTTAAGAAGCAAAGAAGACCGTGCGGCTTTAATTAAAGGTTTACTTGATGGTACAATTGATATGATCGCTACAGATCATGCACCGCACAGCAAAGAAGAAAAAGAAGGCAGCATGATTGGATCTCCATTTGGGATCGTCGGAAGCGAAACAGCCTTTTCTTTACTTTATACACACTTGGTTGAAACAGGCATTTTCACATTGAAACAAGTGGTTGACTGGTTAACCGTTCAACCGGCCAAAATATTCAACTTGGATAGCGGTATTTTAGCGGTTGGCAAACAAGCTGATTTAGCCTTGTTTGATTTAACTACTGCCAAAGACATTCGAGAAGAAGACTTTTTGTCGCTGTCAGCCAATACACCTTTTATTGGCTGGAAAGTAAAAGGCACGACTGTTATGACGATCGCAGATGGAAAGATTGTATATGAGGAGGTAATTTAA
- a CDS encoding RluA family pseudouridine synthase → MSQAYQFTIENEKGRLDKVLVELLPDKTRSHVQQWIKEGDVLVNNASTKPNYQVQPGDAITITEPELVPLDVQAENIPLDIVYEDKDVVVVNKPQGLVVHPSAGHQTGTLVNALMYQVKDLSGINGTIRPGIVHRIDKDTSGLLMVAKNDFAHEKLATQLKDRTSLREYIALVHGVIPHDKGTIDAPLGRSKADRKKQDIIQDGRPAVTHFRVLERFKDFTLVSLKLETGRTHQIRVHMKYIGYPLAGDPIYGPRKTLAGNGQFLHAKVLGFKHPRTGEFLTFEAPLPALFEETLAELRENR, encoded by the coding sequence ATGTCTCAAGCATATCAGTTTACAATAGAAAATGAAAAAGGGCGATTAGACAAAGTTCTTGTCGAATTGCTGCCTGACAAAACACGTTCCCATGTTCAGCAATGGATTAAAGAAGGAGATGTTTTGGTCAATAACGCTTCGACGAAGCCAAATTATCAAGTCCAACCAGGGGATGCCATCACGATCACTGAGCCAGAGCTTGTCCCTTTAGACGTTCAAGCTGAAAATATCCCTCTTGATATCGTTTATGAAGATAAAGATGTCGTAGTGGTCAACAAACCACAAGGATTAGTCGTACATCCTTCCGCTGGTCACCAAACAGGTACACTAGTAAATGCGTTGATGTATCAAGTAAAAGATTTATCTGGAATCAACGGAACCATCCGTCCGGGTATCGTACACCGAATCGATAAAGACACAAGCGGCTTATTGATGGTTGCTAAAAATGATTTTGCTCATGAAAAACTAGCAACTCAGTTGAAAGACCGCACTTCTTTAAGAGAATACATTGCTTTAGTCCATGGTGTAATACCCCATGACAAAGGTACGATAGATGCTCCTTTAGGTCGTTCAAAAGCAGACCGTAAAAAACAAGATATCATCCAAGACGGACGTCCGGCAGTGACCCATTTCCGCGTTTTAGAACGGTTTAAAGATTTCACCCTTGTTTCGTTGAAATTAGAAACAGGCCGAACGCATCAAATTAGAGTGCATATGAAATACATTGGTTATCCATTGGCAGGAGATCCTATCTATGGTCCGCGAAAAACGTTAGCAGGAAATGGCCAATTTTTACATGCTAAAGTCCTTGGATTTAAGCATCCGCGTACTGGGGAATTTTTAACTTTTGAAGCACCTTTACCTGCATTGTTTGAAGAAACTCTTGCTGAGTTAAGAGAAAACCGTTGA
- the pyrR gene encoding bifunctional pyr operon transcriptional regulator/uracil phosphoribosyltransferase PyrR, with product MKRALTRITYEIIEQNKGIENLILVGIKTRGIYLAKRIAERMQQLEGVAVPVGELDISLYRDDVHTSEDREPEVKGTDIPVSIEGKQVILIDDVLYTGRTIRAALDALMDIGRPGKISLAVLVDRGHRELPIRADFVGKNIPTSLEEQIKVAVEEIDGADHVMIQKLT from the coding sequence ATGAAACGTGCTTTGACACGGATCACATATGAAATTATTGAACAAAATAAAGGTATTGAAAACTTGATACTGGTCGGCATCAAAACACGAGGCATTTACCTTGCTAAGCGGATCGCTGAACGAATGCAGCAACTTGAAGGAGTTGCGGTACCAGTCGGTGAATTAGACATTTCGTTGTACCGCGACGATGTCCACACTAGTGAGGACCGCGAACCTGAAGTCAAAGGAACGGATATTCCTGTTTCTATTGAAGGCAAGCAAGTCATTTTAATTGACGATGTTTTGTATACAGGCCGCACGATCCGGGCAGCATTAGATGCTTTAATGGATATCGGACGTCCTGGGAAGATCTCATTAGCCGTCTTAGTCGATCGAGGACATCGAGAATTGCCGATTCGCGCTGATTTTGTAGGAAAGAACATCCCAACATCATTGGAAGAACAAATCAAAGTCGCGGTCGAAGAAATCGATGGGGCAGATCACGTGATGATTCAGAAATTAACTTAA
- a CDS encoding aspartate carbamoyltransferase catalytic subunit — protein MGGVIESIQLEHFVSVEALTNEEVLALIGRAGEFKKGVHPSYDDKKYAVNLFFENSTRTHKSFEMAENKMGIKVIDFEPSTSSVTKGESLYDTVLTMSAIGVDVAVIRHPSEAFYSELIASPTITCSIINGGDGAGQHPSQCLLDLMTIYEEFGYFEGLKVAIVGDLTHSRVARSNMQMLKRLGATLYFSGPPEWYDESFDQYGQYVPMDDLIKIVDVMMLLRIQHERHETYGNFSKPAYLTMYGLTESRESKMLDHAIIMHPAPVNRDVELQSTLLECPRARIVAQMANGVFTRMAILEAVLAGQKG, from the coding sequence ATGGGTGGAGTCATCGAAAGCATTCAATTAGAACATTTTGTTTCAGTCGAAGCATTAACGAACGAAGAAGTACTAGCTCTGATCGGTCGTGCTGGTGAATTTAAAAAAGGAGTTCATCCTTCGTATGACGATAAGAAATATGCTGTTAACCTGTTTTTTGAAAACAGTACACGGACACATAAAAGTTTTGAAATGGCTGAAAATAAAATGGGAATCAAAGTCATCGATTTTGAACCTTCGACAAGCAGTGTAACAAAAGGAGAGAGCTTATACGATACCGTACTGACGATGTCAGCTATTGGAGTAGATGTCGCGGTTATTCGCCACCCATCAGAGGCTTTCTATTCTGAATTGATCGCTAGTCCTACGATTACCTGTTCAATCATCAATGGCGGCGATGGTGCAGGACAACACCCGAGTCAATGCCTGTTAGATTTAATGACGATTTATGAAGAGTTTGGTTATTTTGAAGGTCTAAAAGTTGCAATTGTTGGCGATTTAACTCATTCTCGAGTTGCGCGATCAAACATGCAGATGTTGAAACGCCTTGGAGCTACACTATACTTCTCCGGTCCGCCTGAATGGTACGATGAATCGTTTGATCAATATGGACAATACGTTCCAATGGATGACCTGATCAAAATAGTTGACGTGATGATGTTGCTGCGCATTCAACATGAGCGGCATGAAACGTACGGAAACTTTTCTAAACCTGCTTATCTAACAATGTACGGCTTAACAGAAAGCAGAGAAAGCAAGATGCTGGACCACGCCATTATTATGCACCCTGCTCCGGTTAACCGCGATGTTGAACTGCAAAGTACTTTACTGGAATGTCCACGGGCGCGAATCGTGGCTCAAATGGCTAATGGCGTCTTTACAAGAATGGCCATCTTAGAAGCAGTATTGGCTGGTCAAAAAGGGTAG